One genomic window of Microbaculum marinisediminis includes the following:
- a CDS encoding efflux RND transporter periplasmic adaptor subunit, giving the protein MRTGTNLARVCGIAALALAASGALAQDSTKTAPAVVVAAVKNEDVTTRESFVGRVEAIQSVDLQARVEGYVEEVAFQEGALVKTGKLLFSLDKGPYEASLAEAQAALKSAEASLEGGKAKLKDADLTLERQQTLIKSNTVSQAMVDQAQASRDEAAANVDSANASIAQANANIQSAQLNLSYTEIASPIDGRIGKANYTKGNLVNTASGTLATVIQMDPIRVVFSISDRTYLQVVEQLKKTSPDKDFRDDFRPTIQLANGDEYQYPGQISFIDNTVDKSTGTIAIRANFKNPDYELVPGQFVEVTVQVGATQLLPVIPVSAILQDKDGPYVLMVDTDNRAQIRRIKTGEHFDNKVAVTGGLEQGDTIIVEGIQKVTAGEAVKPQTASSGS; this is encoded by the coding sequence ATGCGGACCGGAACCAACCTCGCGAGGGTATGCGGCATAGCCGCTCTCGCCTTGGCAGCCAGCGGCGCTTTGGCCCAGGATTCGACGAAAACGGCACCGGCCGTCGTCGTCGCGGCGGTGAAGAACGAAGACGTCACCACGCGGGAATCCTTCGTCGGCCGGGTCGAGGCGATCCAGTCGGTGGACCTCCAGGCCCGCGTCGAAGGCTATGTCGAGGAGGTCGCCTTCCAGGAAGGCGCGCTGGTGAAGACCGGCAAACTGCTGTTCTCCCTCGACAAGGGCCCCTACGAGGCCTCGCTGGCCGAGGCGCAGGCCGCGCTGAAGTCGGCCGAAGCATCGCTGGAGGGCGGCAAGGCGAAGCTGAAGGACGCCGACCTGACCCTGGAACGCCAGCAGACGCTGATCAAATCCAACACCGTCTCCCAGGCCATGGTCGATCAGGCGCAGGCGTCGCGCGACGAAGCCGCCGCCAACGTGGACTCGGCCAACGCCTCGATCGCCCAGGCCAACGCCAATATCCAGTCGGCGCAGCTCAACCTGTCCTACACGGAAATCGCCTCGCCGATCGACGGGCGCATCGGCAAGGCGAACTACACCAAGGGCAATCTGGTCAATACCGCGTCGGGAACGCTGGCGACCGTCATCCAGATGGACCCGATCCGGGTGGTCTTCTCGATCTCCGACCGCACCTATCTGCAGGTCGTCGAGCAACTGAAGAAAACCTCGCCGGACAAGGATTTCCGCGACGACTTCAGACCGACCATCCAGCTCGCCAACGGCGACGAGTACCAGTACCCGGGCCAGATCTCCTTCATCGACAACACGGTCGACAAGTCGACCGGCACGATCGCGATCCGCGCCAATTTCAAGAATCCCGACTACGAGCTGGTTCCCGGCCAGTTCGTCGAGGTGACCGTGCAGGTCGGCGCGACGCAGCTGCTTCCCGTGATCCCGGTCAGCGCCATCCTGCAGGACAAGGACGGCCCCTACGTGCTGATGGTGGACACGGACAACCGGGCGCAGATCCGGCGGATCAAGACCGGCGAGCACTTCGACAACAAGGTTGCGGTCACCGGCGGCCTTGAGCAGGGCGACACCATCATCGTCGAAGGCATCCAGAAGGTGACGGCCGGCGAGGCGGTGAAGCCGCAGACCGCCTCGAGCGGGAGCTGA
- a CDS encoding nitroreductase family protein produces MTMSGFKPLNFAEVSPEDMRERARAFRALMARRRGVRDFSDRPVPLSLIEDCVMAAASAPSGANQQPWHFAIIGDPAVKSRIRAAAEAEEREFYAGRAGAEWLGALAPLGTDADKPFLETAPWLIAVFAQRYGLTDGRRIKQYYVPESVGIATGLLIAALHNAGLATLTHTPAPMGFLNAICRRPDTEKPYVLVVAGHPSQACMVPDIRRKAFADVASVF; encoded by the coding sequence ATGACCATGTCAGGCTTCAAGCCGCTGAACTTCGCTGAAGTGTCGCCCGAGGACATGCGCGAACGGGCGCGCGCGTTCCGGGCGCTGATGGCGCGGCGGCGCGGGGTGCGGGACTTCTCCGACCGGCCGGTGCCGCTGAGCCTGATCGAGGACTGCGTGATGGCGGCGGCCTCGGCGCCTTCCGGCGCCAACCAGCAGCCCTGGCATTTCGCCATCATCGGCGACCCGGCCGTGAAGTCGCGCATCCGGGCGGCGGCGGAGGCGGAAGAACGGGAGTTCTATGCCGGCCGCGCCGGCGCGGAATGGCTCGGCGCGCTCGCCCCGCTGGGCACCGACGCCGACAAGCCGTTCCTGGAGACCGCCCCGTGGCTGATCGCCGTCTTCGCGCAGCGCTACGGCCTCACCGACGGCCGGCGGATCAAGCAGTATTACGTGCCCGAATCGGTCGGCATCGCCACCGGCCTTCTGATCGCCGCCCTGCACAATGCCGGCCTGGCGACGCTGACCCATACGCCGGCGCCGATGGGATTTCTCAACGCCATCTGCCGCCGGCCCGACACCGAGAAGCCCTACGTCCTGGTGGTAGCGGGCCATCCCTCGCAAGCCTGCATGGTGCCGGATATCCGGCGAAAGGCGTTCGCGGACGTGGCGAGCGTCTTCTAG
- a CDS encoding phosphoenolpyruvate carboxykinase → MKEIGVRNPAHGAEEFGFSGLEEVRWNLTEPLLFEAAVAAGEGEVTASGAFTAITGQHTGRSAQDKFVVRDEATDPVIWWDNNKAMSPEHYERLRADMLAHAKGKRLYAQDLFGGADANNRLHVRLFVEYAWHALFIRHLLIRPDRHDLGQFLPELTIVDLPSFRADPERHGCRTETVIACDLSRGEVLIGGTSYAGEMKKSVFTVLNYLLPAKGVMPMHCSANAGKAGDTAVFFGLSGTGKTTLSADPSRTLIGDDEHGWGADGIFNFEGGCYAKTIRLSAEAEPQIYSTTQRFATVLENVVLDETTREPDFDDGSLTENTRCAYPLHYIDNASPTGLAGHPGNIVMLTCDAFGVMPPIARLTASQAMYHFLSGYTAKVAGTEKGVTEPEATFSTCFGAPFMPRHPSVYGNLLRDLIARHGVSCWLVNTGWTGGKYGEGRRMPIAATRSLLAAALDGSLNAAPMRVDPVFGFEVPTAVPGVDSRILDPRSTWTDPAAYDLQAERLVGMFQSNFAKFETHVDPEVRAAAPELRDAAE, encoded by the coding sequence GTGAAAGAGATCGGTGTGCGTAATCCGGCCCACGGGGCGGAGGAATTCGGCTTTTCGGGCCTGGAGGAGGTCCGGTGGAACCTCACCGAGCCGCTGCTCTTCGAGGCCGCCGTCGCGGCGGGTGAAGGCGAAGTCACGGCGTCCGGCGCCTTCACGGCCATAACCGGCCAGCACACCGGCCGCTCGGCCCAGGACAAGTTCGTCGTTCGCGACGAGGCCACCGATCCGGTAATCTGGTGGGACAACAACAAGGCGATGTCGCCGGAGCACTACGAGCGGCTGCGCGCGGACATGCTGGCCCACGCCAAGGGCAAACGGCTCTACGCGCAGGACCTGTTCGGCGGCGCCGACGCCAACAATCGCCTGCACGTCCGGCTCTTCGTCGAATACGCCTGGCACGCCCTGTTCATCCGCCACCTGCTGATCCGCCCCGACCGCCACGATCTCGGCCAGTTCCTTCCCGAACTCACCATCGTCGACCTGCCGAGCTTCCGCGCCGATCCCGAGCGCCACGGCTGCCGCACCGAGACGGTGATCGCCTGCGACCTGAGCCGCGGCGAAGTGCTGATCGGCGGCACCAGCTATGCCGGCGAGATGAAGAAGTCGGTGTTCACGGTGCTGAACTACCTGCTGCCGGCCAAGGGCGTCATGCCGATGCATTGCTCGGCCAATGCCGGCAAGGCCGGCGACACCGCCGTGTTCTTCGGCCTGTCGGGCACCGGCAAGACGACGCTGTCGGCCGATCCGTCGCGTACGCTGATCGGCGACGACGAGCACGGCTGGGGCGCCGACGGGATCTTCAATTTCGAGGGCGGCTGCTACGCCAAGACGATCCGGCTGTCGGCGGAGGCCGAGCCGCAGATCTATTCGACGACGCAGCGCTTCGCGACCGTGCTCGAGAACGTCGTCCTCGACGAGACCACCCGCGAGCCGGACTTCGACGACGGGTCGCTTACCGAGAACACCCGTTGCGCCTATCCGCTGCACTATATCGACAACGCCAGCCCGACGGGCCTGGCCGGCCATCCCGGCAACATCGTCATGCTGACCTGCGACGCCTTCGGCGTGATGCCGCCGATCGCGCGGCTCACCGCCAGCCAGGCGATGTACCACTTCCTGTCCGGCTACACGGCCAAGGTCGCCGGCACCGAGAAGGGCGTGACCGAGCCGGAAGCGACGTTCTCGACCTGCTTCGGCGCTCCGTTCATGCCGCGCCATCCGAGCGTCTACGGCAACCTGCTGCGCGACCTGATCGCCCGGCACGGCGTGTCGTGCTGGCTGGTCAACACCGGCTGGACCGGCGGCAAGTACGGCGAGGGCCGGCGCATGCCGATCGCGGCGACCCGCTCCCTGCTCGCGGCCGCGCTCGACGGCTCGCTCAATGCCGCGCCGATGCGCGTCGATCCGGTGTTCGGCTTCGAGGTTCCGACCGCGGTGCCCGGCGTCGACTCCCGCATCCTCGACCCGCGCTCGACCTGGACCGATCCTGCCGCCTACGACCTGCAGGCCGAACGCCTCGTCGGCATGTTCCAGTCGAACTTCGCCAAGTTCGAGACCCATGTCGATCCGGAGGTCCGGGCCGCCGCGCCGGAGCTGCGCGACGCCGCCGAGTAG
- a CDS encoding gamma-glutamyltransferase translates to MSPPRGAVAAGHPRTAEAAADVLAEGGNAFDAAIAALWMACVCEPVLASPGGGGFLTAQADGRTRVFDFFTAAPSRALPQDEIEFAEVTVDFGTATQVFHIGAGASATPGFVPGVFAVHEQLGSLPMRRLTEPAVVAAREGVRVMPLQAYVFDIVGPIYRWTDAAAALFAPDGTLPQDGATFANPALAEAIDAIGREGLRIATEGEIAAAMAEVSTAHGGHLTHADIAGFAVELRAPIEAAIGSGSGDWTVSLNPPPALGGALVAAMLRTLDPHDAGDPMARARAIDTVDRFWREAPTDPGRLIGTEAPRPAQAATRGTTHVSVIDADGNAAAATVSNGEGNSRLVRDCGFMLNNMLGEEDLNPGGFHRWAPGQRLGSMMTPGIAARRDGSVVAFGSGGSNRIRTAILQALLNRCSAGMPLQDAVDAPRLHLERGHLDFEDFLAEADRARLIGAFPDHRAWPERNLYFGGVHAVERTAKGGFEAAGDPRRGGARRIV, encoded by the coding sequence ATGAGCCCGCCGCGCGGCGCGGTCGCCGCCGGCCATCCGCGCACCGCCGAGGCGGCGGCCGACGTTCTGGCCGAGGGCGGCAACGCATTCGACGCCGCGATCGCCGCGCTGTGGATGGCCTGCGTCTGCGAGCCGGTGCTGGCGAGCCCCGGCGGCGGCGGCTTCCTGACCGCGCAGGCGGACGGGCGCACGCGCGTGTTCGACTTCTTCACCGCGGCGCCGTCGCGCGCGCTGCCGCAAGACGAGATCGAGTTCGCCGAGGTGACCGTCGATTTCGGCACGGCGACGCAGGTCTTCCATATCGGCGCGGGCGCCAGCGCGACGCCGGGCTTCGTGCCGGGCGTCTTCGCCGTCCACGAACAGCTCGGCAGCCTGCCGATGCGCCGCCTGACCGAACCGGCCGTCGTCGCCGCGCGCGAAGGCGTGCGGGTGATGCCGCTGCAGGCCTACGTGTTCGACATTGTCGGGCCGATCTACCGCTGGACCGACGCGGCGGCCGCCCTGTTCGCCCCCGACGGCACGCTGCCGCAGGACGGCGCGACGTTTGCCAACCCGGCCCTGGCCGAGGCGATCGACGCGATCGGCCGCGAAGGCCTGCGGATCGCGACCGAGGGCGAGATCGCGGCGGCGATGGCCGAGGTCTCGACCGCCCATGGCGGCCATCTCACCCATGCCGACATCGCCGGCTTCGCTGTGGAACTGCGCGCGCCGATCGAAGCGGCGATCGGCTCGGGGAGCGGAGACTGGACGGTGTCGCTCAATCCGCCACCGGCGCTTGGCGGCGCGCTGGTGGCGGCGATGCTGCGCACGCTCGACCCGCATGACGCGGGCGATCCGATGGCGCGCGCGCGGGCCATCGACACCGTCGACCGGTTCTGGCGCGAGGCGCCGACCGATCCCGGCCGGCTGATCGGCACGGAGGCGCCGCGGCCGGCGCAGGCGGCCACCCGCGGCACCACCCATGTCAGCGTCATCGACGCGGACGGCAACGCGGCCGCGGCCACCGTCTCCAACGGCGAGGGCAACAGCCGGCTCGTCAGGGACTGCGGCTTCATGCTCAACAACATGCTGGGCGAGGAGGACCTCAATCCGGGCGGCTTTCACCGCTGGGCACCGGGGCAACGCCTCGGCTCGATGATGACGCCGGGGATCGCGGCACGGCGGGACGGCTCCGTGGTCGCCTTCGGCTCGGGCGGCTCGAACCGCATCCGTACGGCGATCCTGCAGGCGCTGCTGAACCGGTGCTCGGCGGGGATGCCGCTGCAGGACGCCGTCGACGCGCCGCGCCTGCATCTCGAGCGCGGCCATCTCGATTTCGAGGATTTCCTTGCAGAGGCCGATCGCGCACGGCTGATCGGCGCCTTTCCCGACCATCGGGCCTGGCCGGAGCGGAACCTCTATTTCGGCGGTGTCCACGCGGTCGAGCGGACCGCCAAGGGCGGCTTCGAGGCCGCCGGCGACCCGCGCCGCGGCGGGGCGCGCCGGATCGTCTAG
- a CDS encoding arylamine N-acetyltransferase family protein — protein sequence MRDTLDLDAYLRRIGHDGARTATAATLRSVVLAHTKAIAFENLDPLLGRPVRLDVGSIQRKLIAGGRGGYCFEHNLLLAHALRAMGFGVTGLAARVVLDLPPGAMRPRTHMLLLVGMDGGTDGGRAIVDVGFGGLTPTAPLRLETDAAQTTPHEPFRVDRVDRGDRGETGYRLDVRIADTWTPLYAFDLQAQHDADFEMMNHYTATHPASTFRNALMAARVTDDARYGLRDAVLSVHRRGAPSQRRTLDSVAAIRDTLADPFGISLPDDPALDPALDAALARLVGETAR from the coding sequence ATGCGTGACACCCTCGACCTCGACGCCTATCTGCGGCGGATCGGCCATGACGGCGCCCGGACGGCGACGGCCGCGACGCTTCGGTCCGTCGTTCTGGCGCACACGAAGGCGATCGCCTTCGAGAACCTCGATCCGCTGCTCGGCCGCCCGGTGCGGCTCGATGTCGGTTCGATCCAGCGCAAGCTGATCGCCGGGGGCCGCGGCGGCTACTGCTTCGAACACAACCTGCTACTCGCCCACGCCCTGCGCGCGATGGGATTTGGCGTGACCGGGCTTGCCGCGCGCGTGGTCCTGGACCTGCCGCCGGGCGCGATGCGGCCGCGCACGCACATGCTGCTCCTGGTCGGGATGGACGGCGGGACGGATGGCGGGCGGGCGATCGTCGATGTCGGCTTCGGCGGCCTGACCCCGACGGCACCGCTGAGGCTCGAAACCGATGCCGCGCAGACGACGCCGCACGAGCCGTTCCGGGTCGACAGGGTTGATAGGGGCGACAGGGGCGAGACCGGCTACCGCCTGGATGTGCGGATCGCCGACACCTGGACGCCGCTCTACGCCTTCGACCTGCAGGCCCAGCACGACGCGGACTTCGAGATGATGAACCACTATACCGCGACCCATCCCGCCTCGACCTTCCGCAACGCGCTGATGGCGGCGCGGGTCACCGACGACGCCCGCTACGGCCTGCGCGACGCGGTGCTGTCGGTGCATCGCCGTGGCGCGCCGTCGCAGCGGCGGACGCTGGACAGCGTCGCGGCCATCCGCGACACGCTGGCCGACCCGTTCGGGATCTCGCTGCCGGACGATCCGGCCCTCGACCCTGCCCTCGACGCGGCGCTTGCCCGTCTCGTCGGGGAGACGGCCCGATGA